The following proteins are encoded in a genomic region of Aliiroseovarius sp. F47248L:
- a CDS encoding VTT domain-containing protein, whose translation MVAGALLVLSIPALALGPLANVIESFDGERVSSWVEAAGIWGPVLIVSLMTIAIVATPIPSAPIALAAGAAYGHALGTVYIVVGAELGALIAFALARFLGRDALVGWLGRKVDAGWLGSQNALTFTVFASRLMPFISFDIVSYAAGLSRLHFWRFAVATLVGIIPASFVLAHFGGEATSGNLVRATWAVLGLGLVTGLPLLWMAMRRRSEKGAPDHG comes from the coding sequence ATGGTGGCCGGCGCGCTGCTGGTCCTCAGCATTCCCGCCTTGGCCTTAGGGCCGCTCGCCAACGTCATAGAAAGCTTCGATGGCGAGAGAGTCTCCAGCTGGGTCGAGGCCGCGGGGATATGGGGGCCGGTCCTTATCGTCTCCCTCATGACAATCGCGATCGTCGCGACACCCATTCCAAGCGCGCCGATCGCATTGGCAGCCGGGGCCGCTTATGGGCATGCCCTGGGGACCGTTTACATCGTTGTCGGGGCCGAACTCGGGGCACTTATCGCCTTCGCCCTGGCCAGGTTCCTTGGGCGCGATGCGCTTGTTGGATGGCTCGGTCGCAAGGTGGATGCGGGCTGGCTCGGCTCTCAGAACGCGTTGACCTTCACCGTTTTCGCCAGCCGGTTGATGCCTTTCATTTCATTCGACATTGTCAGTTACGCTGCCGGGTTGAGCCGTCTTCACTTCTGGCGTTTCGCCGTCGCTACGCTTGTGGGGATCATTCCGGCCAGTTTCGTGCTTGCCCATTTCGGAGGCGAGGCGACCAGTGGAAACCTGGTCCGGGCAACCTGGGCAGTGCTTGGCCTCGGGCTTGTGACCGGGTTGCCACTCCTCTGGATGGCCATGCGGAGACGGTCTGAAAAGGGTGCTCCCGACCACGGTTGA
- a CDS encoding DUF302 domain-containing protein, which yields MTYTYDRSLTGVSIDDAEMRVRDALAERGFGVLTEIDVKTTMKEKIDVDMNGYRILGACNPQMAHKAIGIEPRVGAMLPCNVILREVSGSTEISAIDPVASMQAIDNDQLHSVAGEVREMLREAVDAA from the coding sequence ATGACTTATACTTACGACCGCTCGCTTACAGGCGTCAGCATTGACGACGCGGAAATGCGCGTTCGAGACGCCTTGGCCGAAAGAGGCTTCGGCGTCCTCACCGAAATTGACGTCAAAACGACGATGAAGGAGAAGATTGACGTGGATATGAATGGCTATCGTATCCTTGGCGCTTGCAATCCGCAGATGGCCCACAAAGCGATCGGGATAGAACCGCGCGTCGGCGCGATGCTGCCCTGCAACGTTATCCTGCGCGAAGTAAGCGGCAGCACAGAGATCAGCGCCATCGACCCAGTGGCGTCAATGCAGGCTATCGACAACGACCAACTCCACAGTGTTGCGGGAGAGGTCCGCGAGATGCTGCGCGAAGCTGTCGACGCGGCCTGA
- a CDS encoding calcium-binding protein: MTRRILLTAAVLAATAIGSTAIAESNHGHGGQPGSNDRADMMMKDGSGMMGSMGDMSNMMGMMQRMHGQMMGMMQRMHGQMMGGGMMGGMHPMVGGMMQMFDADGDGTVTPEEMRAGLQAKLTEYDSDGDGALSIEEFEMLHSAMLREMMVDRFQHLDADGDGAVTAEEMMAPADKLERMQQMREGMGQMQPGDGQSMGNGDMMNDN, translated from the coding sequence ATGACCCGCAGAATCTTGCTCACAGCGGCTGTCTTGGCTGCAACTGCAATCGGAAGTACCGCAATCGCAGAATCCAATCACGGACACGGCGGACAACCCGGCTCGAACGACCGCGCCGACATGATGATGAAAGACGGCTCTGGAATGATGGGCAGTATGGGAGACATGTCCAACATGATGGGCATGATGCAGCGTATGCACGGCCAGATGATGGGCATGATGCAGCGTATGCACGGCCAGATGATGGGCGGCGGCATGATGGGCGGAATGCACCCGATGGTGGGTGGCATGATGCAGATGTTCGACGCCGACGGTGACGGCACGGTGACGCCCGAGGAAATGCGCGCCGGACTACAGGCCAAGCTCACCGAATATGACAGCGACGGCGACGGCGCCTTGTCTATCGAAGAATTCGAGATGCTGCACAGCGCGATGCTCCGTGAGATGATGGTGGATCGGTTCCAGCACTTGGACGCCGATGGCGACGGCGCCGTTACAGCTGAAGAAATGATGGCTCCGGCAGACAAGTTGGAGCGCATGCAGCAAATGCGCGAAGGAATGGGGCAGATGCAGCCTGGTGATGGCCAAAGCATGGGCAATGGCGACATGATGAACGACAACTGA
- a CDS encoding response regulator, with amino-acid sequence MNEQPHILVVDDHREIRDSVTRYLEKNGLRATSARDAVEMDAKLAKGQFDLIVLDVMMPGEDGLSVCRRLSSTGDVPILMLTALGEETDRIVGLEIGADDYLSKPFNPRELLARIKAILRRSSLPETYAGKLSGRRIAFAQWTLDTDSRLLTDENGARVDLTGSDLKLLVVLLERPRLVLNRDQLLDLTAGRAASPLDRTIDNQISRLRRKIEADPSRPRLITTVRGGGYCLATDVTELG; translated from the coding sequence ATGAACGAACAGCCTCATATCCTTGTCGTGGACGATCATCGCGAAATCCGCGATTCCGTTACGCGGTACCTGGAGAAGAACGGCCTGCGCGCGACATCTGCACGAGATGCTGTCGAGATGGACGCCAAGCTGGCAAAAGGACAGTTCGATCTCATCGTCCTGGACGTCATGATGCCCGGCGAAGACGGGTTATCGGTCTGCCGCCGCCTGTCATCCACAGGCGACGTGCCGATCCTGATGTTGACGGCACTCGGCGAAGAGACGGATCGCATCGTCGGGCTGGAAATCGGAGCGGACGATTACCTTTCCAAACCGTTCAATCCCAGAGAACTGCTTGCGCGGATAAAGGCCATCCTGCGGCGTTCGTCGCTGCCCGAGACCTATGCTGGTAAGTTATCAGGACGACGCATCGCCTTCGCACAGTGGACCTTGGATACCGACAGCCGCTTGTTGACCGATGAGAACGGCGCGCGTGTGGATCTTACAGGCTCGGATCTCAAGCTTCTGGTCGTTTTGCTCGAACGGCCGCGTCTCGTTCTGAACCGTGATCAGCTTCTCGATCTCACCGCCGGGCGCGCGGCTTCCCCCCTTGATCGGACGATCGACAATCAGATCAGCCGCCTGCGCCGAAAAATCGAGGCTGATCCATCCCGTCCTCGCTTAATCACGACCGTACGCGGTGGTGGATACTGCCTGGCAACCGATGTGACGGAGTTGGGCTGA
- a CDS encoding ATP-binding protein, with product MTRLFDSLRGQLVLLIIAALVTAQVVSLWLFVDERSLAVRAALGFEAAGRAANVTRLIEEAPATLEPAILRAANSPLVRFEVSEAPAVDHETHADSGAVEARVRRLLGPPDDREIRVELHEVDHEILPMPHLAPEMAEMHLAMMRGDLSAIEMQLSIALTGGQWLNVGTRFERPPLQWPWMSLVSFGITAAIILVTAFWFLLSRLTGPLLRVSGAADRLGRGENVRPLPLMGPAEVRELTRAFNRMQDRLTRFLADRTRLLAALGHDLRSPLTALRVRSEMVDERETRDSLIASIEEMQEMVESTLSFARGIAGSEDYETVELGAFLKQLRADMLESFALQEGETIRLRLRPQSVRRALRNVIDNAERYGGKVDVSFGREDDHAFILIGDNGPGIPNADLEQVFEPYFRLEKSRSRETGGTGLGLSIARTIIRAHGGDVSLANRVEDGLVATVTLPLESQSLENKRTMT from the coding sequence ATGACGCGTCTCTTTGACAGCCTGCGCGGCCAACTGGTTCTGTTGATCATCGCTGCACTCGTGACAGCCCAAGTGGTCAGTCTCTGGTTGTTCGTGGACGAGCGGAGTCTCGCAGTTCGCGCCGCGCTCGGGTTCGAAGCGGCCGGGCGGGCTGCGAATGTGACACGGTTGATCGAGGAAGCGCCTGCTACGCTGGAACCAGCTATTCTGCGGGCGGCCAATTCACCACTGGTGCGCTTCGAGGTGTCGGAAGCGCCTGCCGTCGATCACGAGACCCACGCGGACAGCGGTGCAGTCGAGGCAAGGGTCCGCCGTCTTCTTGGCCCCCCCGACGACCGCGAGATACGCGTGGAATTGCACGAGGTCGACCACGAGATCCTGCCGATGCCGCATCTGGCTCCCGAGATGGCCGAAATGCACCTTGCGATGATGCGGGGCGACCTGTCGGCAATCGAAATGCAGCTATCTATTGCCCTGACGGGCGGACAGTGGCTCAATGTCGGCACAAGGTTCGAGCGCCCGCCGCTACAATGGCCTTGGATGTCTTTGGTGAGCTTTGGCATCACGGCTGCCATCATTCTTGTTACCGCTTTCTGGTTTCTTCTGAGCCGTCTGACCGGTCCGCTTCTGCGAGTGTCTGGTGCCGCTGACAGGCTCGGGCGTGGCGAAAATGTCAGGCCGCTGCCATTGATGGGACCCGCAGAGGTGCGCGAACTAACACGGGCGTTCAACAGAATGCAGGACAGGTTGACCCGTTTCCTCGCCGACCGGACCCGGCTTCTCGCTGCGCTCGGACATGACCTTCGGTCACCTCTCACGGCACTCCGCGTCCGCTCGGAGATGGTCGACGAGCGGGAGACGCGCGACAGCCTCATTGCCTCGATCGAAGAGATGCAAGAGATGGTGGAATCGACTCTTTCCTTCGCGCGAGGGATCGCGGGCTCAGAAGACTACGAAACGGTCGAGCTGGGCGCATTTCTCAAACAGCTTCGCGCCGATATGCTGGAAAGCTTTGCATTGCAGGAAGGCGAGACCATTCGCCTGCGACTGCGGCCGCAATCGGTCAGGCGCGCGCTTCGAAACGTCATAGACAATGCGGAACGCTATGGCGGAAAGGTCGATGTCAGCTTTGGACGTGAGGACGATCACGCCTTCATCTTAATTGGCGACAATGGACCCGGCATACCGAATGCTGACCTCGAACAGGTCTTCGAGCCCTATTTCAGGCTTGAGAAATCTCGTTCGAGAGAGACTGGAGGAACCGGGCTTGGGCTGTCTATCGCCCGGACCATCATCCGGGCACATGGCGGCGACGTCAGCCTCGCAAACCGAGTGGAAGACGGCCTCGTCGCGACCGTGACGCTCCCGCTGGAATCGCAATCCTTGGAAAACAAAAGGACAATGACATGA
- a CDS encoding SHOCT domain-containing protein, which yields MKFHNPIIAAGPLIFVAAPGVADTYEGFGHMMWGGDHGIFGGLIMLIFWALIIGLIVLAVRGFSNHQVSDNRQKAIDLLRERFARGEIDDDEFERRLAKLEPGIQR from the coding sequence ATGAAATTTCACAACCCAATCATTGCCGCAGGACCTCTCATTTTCGTCGCGGCACCGGGAGTGGCCGATACCTATGAGGGATTCGGCCACATGATGTGGGGTGGCGACCACGGAATTTTCGGTGGCCTGATAATGTTGATTTTCTGGGCGCTTATCATCGGCTTGATCGTGCTCGCGGTTCGCGGGTTTTCCAACCACCAAGTCTCTGACAATAGGCAGAAAGCAATCGATCTCCTACGTGAACGATTTGCCCGCGGCGAAATCGACGACGACGAATTCGAGCGTCGGCTGGCAAAGCTGGAACCCGGCATACAGAGATGA
- a CDS encoding heme lyase CcmF/NrfE family subunit, with amino-acid sequence MIPEIGQFALALALAIALVQSVLPILGASRGDLVWMRSARASALAQLVFIGIAFAALMRSFTVSDFTVRNVVENSHSLKPMLFKIAGTWGSHEGSLLLWVLILAAFGAGVALLGTNIPDALKARTLSVQAWISTGFLSFLLLTSNPFERVFPPPPDGNDLNPLLQDVGLAMHPPLLYFGYVGFSIVFSFAVAALIEGRVDAAWARWVRPWTLAAWMSLTAGIALGSWWAYYELGWGGWWFWDPVENVSFMPWLLGTALLHSAIVTEKRDAFKSWTILLAILTFSLSLLGTFIVRSGLLTSVHAFAVDPERGLYILGLLGLSIGGSLTLYAWRAPSMEGGGLFAPISREGGLLINNLLLVVATGTVLVGTLYPLFTEALADQKISVGPPFFNASFIPIMLPLLMIMAVGPFLSWKRADLKGVFQRLRFVALLSGLAALAVWYLTEGGPALAYLSIAIATWLLLATLREWATRIRLFDVPFAQAFRRARNLPRAAHGMTLAHAGLAVAVFGFVGSSAWKSEEIVFVQPGAEIAIAGFDVRFDGVEQLQGPNYTADRGTLVVMRDGAFITILYPERRSYPVAQSTTTESAIRSTLAGDLYASLAEPAAEGAAQSGAWTLRILYEPLVNFIWIGSALLVLGGGLSLSDRRLRVGAPRRSATLKPQATPAE; translated from the coding sequence ATGATACCTGAAATTGGACAATTCGCACTGGCACTGGCGCTGGCGATTGCATTGGTGCAGAGCGTCCTGCCCATCCTCGGCGCCTCCCGTGGTGATCTCGTTTGGATGCGAAGTGCGCGGGCATCGGCGCTCGCCCAACTTGTGTTCATCGGCATCGCTTTCGCCGCCCTCATGCGATCGTTCACAGTCAGCGATTTCACCGTCAGGAATGTCGTCGAGAATTCGCATTCCCTCAAGCCGATGTTGTTCAAGATCGCAGGTACTTGGGGGAGCCATGAAGGTTCTCTACTGCTCTGGGTGCTGATACTTGCTGCCTTCGGGGCAGGTGTCGCCCTGCTCGGGACCAACATTCCCGATGCACTGAAGGCGCGCACCCTGTCGGTGCAGGCTTGGATCAGCACTGGTTTCCTATCTTTCCTGCTGCTGACCTCCAATCCGTTCGAGCGTGTGTTTCCGCCACCACCGGATGGCAACGACCTCAATCCACTGCTTCAGGATGTCGGGTTGGCGATGCATCCACCGCTCCTTTACTTCGGTTATGTCGGGTTCTCGATCGTGTTCTCCTTCGCAGTCGCTGCGCTGATTGAGGGCCGTGTGGACGCGGCTTGGGCCCGCTGGGTGAGACCGTGGACGCTGGCAGCCTGGATGAGCCTGACAGCGGGCATCGCGCTGGGATCTTGGTGGGCATATTACGAGCTTGGTTGGGGTGGGTGGTGGTTCTGGGATCCGGTTGAGAACGTCAGCTTCATGCCATGGCTTCTGGGCACTGCGCTGTTGCATTCGGCAATCGTCACCGAAAAGCGCGATGCTTTCAAAAGCTGGACGATCCTGCTGGCAATCCTGACATTCTCACTGTCTCTGCTGGGCACATTCATTGTTCGCTCCGGCCTATTGACCTCGGTTCACGCGTTCGCGGTCGACCCCGAACGCGGACTCTATATCCTCGGCTTGCTGGGTCTCTCTATCGGCGGCTCTCTTACGCTATATGCCTGGCGCGCCCCGTCGATGGAAGGCGGCGGTCTCTTCGCACCGATCAGCCGCGAGGGCGGCCTACTGATCAACAACCTGCTGCTGGTAGTCGCCACAGGAACGGTGCTGGTCGGTACACTCTATCCGTTGTTTACTGAGGCGTTGGCCGATCAGAAAATTTCTGTCGGCCCCCCATTCTTCAATGCGTCCTTCATACCGATCATGCTGCCTCTATTGATGATTATGGCCGTTGGTCCGTTCCTGTCGTGGAAGCGTGCCGACCTGAAGGGGGTATTCCAACGCCTCCGTTTTGTCGCTCTGTTATCAGGGCTGGCCGCGCTTGCGGTCTGGTACCTGACCGAGGGTGGGCCCGCTCTGGCCTATCTTTCAATCGCGATTGCCACCTGGCTCCTTCTGGCGACACTGCGCGAATGGGCGACCCGGATCAGGCTATTCGATGTGCCGTTCGCGCAGGCCTTTCGAAGGGCGCGCAACCTGCCTCGTGCAGCCCACGGCATGACGCTGGCACATGCAGGCCTTGCCGTCGCGGTCTTTGGCTTCGTCGGGTCCAGCGCCTGGAAATCCGAGGAAATCGTATTCGTCCAGCCTGGTGCCGAGATTGCGATTGCAGGGTTCGACGTGCGCTTTGACGGTGTCGAACAACTGCAAGGTCCGAACTATACCGCCGACCGGGGCACGCTGGTCGTCATGCGCGACGGTGCATTTATCACGATTCTCTATCCTGAGCGCCGTTCCTACCCGGTGGCTCAGAGCACGACCACCGAATCGGCCATCCGCTCGACGCTGGCGGGCGATCTCTACGCCTCGCTGGCCGAACCAGCAGCGGAAGGTGCGGCGCAATCGGGCGCTTGGACTTTGCGCATTCTTTACGAGCCGCTGGTCAACTTCATCTGGATCGGATCGGCGCTACTGGTGCTGGGCGGCGGCTTGTCGCTATCGGATCGGCGCCTGCGCGTTGGCGCACCGCGTCGTTCCGCCACACTCAAACCACAAGCAACGCCGGCGGAGTAA
- a CDS encoding DsbE family thiol:disulfide interchange protein, translating to MKRFLAATPILIALVLGAFFLWGLNPERDPNAIPSVLISQPVPEFDLDALDGVGVPGLSQAYLTDNPAPVVVNVFASWCVPCRAEHAVLTQMVERDGVRLMGINYKDKPEDARAWLEDLGNPYERIGSDLNGRAGIEWGISGVPETFIVSGDGTVLYRYVGPVVGPDAEEKFATALTQARAINGAGT from the coding sequence ATGAAACGATTTCTCGCAGCCACGCCGATCCTGATTGCCCTTGTCTTGGGCGCCTTCTTCCTGTGGGGCCTCAATCCCGAACGAGATCCAAACGCGATCCCGTCGGTCCTAATATCTCAACCCGTGCCGGAATTCGATTTAGACGCCTTGGACGGCGTCGGCGTACCGGGTCTGTCACAGGCATACTTGACGGACAATCCCGCGCCGGTTGTGGTCAACGTCTTCGCCTCTTGGTGCGTCCCCTGCCGTGCCGAACATGCTGTCCTGACGCAGATGGTCGAACGCGACGGCGTGCGGCTCATGGGGATCAACTACAAGGACAAGCCCGAGGACGCGCGCGCTTGGCTCGAAGATCTGGGCAATCCCTACGAACGGATCGGGTCCGATCTAAACGGCCGCGCCGGAATTGAATGGGGTATTTCCGGCGTCCCCGAAACCTTCATCGTTTCGGGCGATGGCACAGTTCTCTACCGCTATGTCGGTCCGGTCGTAGGTCCTGACGCGGAAGAAAAGTTTGCGACCGCGCTCACGCAGGCACGCGCCATAAATGGTGCGGGAACATGA
- a CDS encoding cytochrome c-type biogenesis protein, protein MIRIVVLTALILIALPLASHAVEPDEMLANPVLEVRARAISKDLRCVVCQNQDIDSSNAGVARDLRLLVRERLMAGDTDQQVLGYIQARYGDYVLLKPPFKPETYVLWLTPLILFLIGSGGAVAVLARSGRRMANADLSDEEERRVSKLLAQTGRNES, encoded by the coding sequence ATGATCCGAATCGTTGTCCTCACGGCTCTGATCTTGATCGCCTTGCCGCTTGCCTCACATGCCGTCGAACCCGACGAAATGCTGGCCAACCCGGTCCTGGAGGTGCGTGCGCGCGCGATTTCGAAAGATCTGCGCTGCGTGGTCTGCCAGAATCAGGACATCGACAGTTCCAACGCAGGCGTTGCGCGTGACCTGCGGCTGCTGGTTCGCGAGAGGCTAATGGCTGGCGACACCGATCAGCAAGTGTTGGGCTATATCCAAGCCCGCTATGGCGACTATGTTCTGCTGAAACCGCCCTTCAAACCGGAAACCTACGTTCTTTGGTTGACGCCCCTCATTCTCTTTCTGATCGGCTCCGGCGGCGCGGTCGCGGTCCTTGCCAGATCCGGTCGGCGAATGGCGAATGCAGACCTGAGCGACGAAGAGGAGCGCCGGGTTTCCAAACTGCTGGCACAGACTGGAAGGAATGAATCGTAA
- the ccmI gene encoding c-type cytochrome biogenesis protein CcmI has protein sequence MLWIIFASLALLAAICLLLPLRSLRSDISGRTEGSVSILSDQLHEVRADAERGLITKEEARAALIEIKRRILSLERKSQHAEPARSARSSGIVVWATALMVPLAAGALYMQLGSPDLPSLAFAEREAEQNQQVEITGLTERLLARLQSDPGGGPTEGWMLLGQTYMRMGRYRDAVSAMENVTERPDATSAILSQYAEAMIAVDDGIVTPAARKAIAAARDMDPSNPAATYYEAIALNQAGDSEAAHDLLTGRLGTATGPAPWMEAFIAQANRIGETLGRDLVSLATFAPTVNRDTPGPTAADLAASADMSEQDRSTFVRSMVTRLAERLQDEPNDLDGWMRLGNAYRVLGEMEKARAAYAAAERLTESLPSGDPRVQRIRQALTELRS, from the coding sequence ATGCTATGGATTATCTTTGCGTCCCTGGCGCTGCTTGCAGCAATTTGCCTGCTGCTCCCCCTGCGATCGCTCCGCTCGGACATCTCCGGCCGCACCGAAGGGTCCGTTTCCATCCTGTCCGATCAGTTGCATGAGGTGCGCGCCGATGCGGAGCGCGGCCTGATCACGAAGGAGGAAGCCCGCGCTGCCCTAATCGAGATCAAACGGCGCATACTGTCGCTGGAACGGAAGAGCCAGCACGCGGAACCAGCCAGATCTGCTCGCTCTTCAGGCATCGTCGTCTGGGCGACTGCCTTGATGGTACCTTTGGCGGCAGGCGCACTCTACATGCAACTGGGATCGCCCGACCTGCCGAGCCTGGCGTTCGCCGAGCGTGAGGCGGAGCAAAACCAACAGGTTGAAATCACCGGGTTGACTGAGCGTTTGTTGGCCCGCTTGCAAAGCGATCCGGGCGGCGGCCCGACCGAAGGTTGGATGTTGCTCGGTCAAACCTATATGCGCATGGGCCGCTACAGGGATGCGGTTTCCGCCATGGAGAACGTGACCGAGCGCCCCGATGCAACCTCGGCCATTCTTTCGCAATACGCCGAGGCGATGATCGCTGTAGATGATGGGATCGTGACACCCGCTGCCCGCAAAGCCATCGCAGCGGCACGCGACATGGACCCATCCAATCCGGCAGCCACCTATTACGAGGCCATTGCGCTCAACCAGGCCGGCGACAGCGAGGCGGCCCACGATCTGCTGACTGGCCGTCTGGGCACGGCCACTGGCCCTGCCCCCTGGATGGAAGCGTTCATCGCCCAGGCCAACCGCATCGGAGAGACACTTGGCCGCGACCTCGTTAGCCTGGCAACATTCGCTCCGACGGTTAACAGAGACACGCCTGGCCCTACCGCAGCCGACTTGGCTGCGTCGGCAGATATGAGCGAGCAAGACAGGAGCACCTTCGTCCGCTCGATGGTCACGCGGCTGGCCGAGCGGTTGCAGGACGAACCTAATGATCTGGACGGCTGGATGCGGCTTGGCAACGCCTATCGAGTGCTGGGCGAGATGGAGAAGGCGCGTGCGGCCTATGCGGCGGCCGAGAGGTTGACCGAAAGCCTGCCATCCGGCGACCCGCGAGTGCAGCGGATCAGGCAGGCACTAACAGAACTTCGCAGCTGA
- a CDS encoding cation diffusion facilitator family transporter, giving the protein MSAEKETHIGGHGLHMPTSGRGMVISAWLTGVYFIVELGIGLWTGSIAVLSDAFHTFSAVGGILVALGAARLSRRPADADFSFGWYRSEILGALVNGGFLAGMALVVIYMAAMRLNAPIDLPTGPMLLAAAGGLVTEFISLGLIWKQSQSDMNVRGALWHIIQTFVGSLLIIVTALVIRFTGFLMIDPLLGMAFGFVLLWASWGILRDAARLLMEATPSEIDLESVIADLETLDGVRDVHHVHAWTLTSGRNVFSAHLRVGDGADPQAVQRRAHRVLREDHDFFFVTLQTETECLDERGAEMIDITSDRQAGNG; this is encoded by the coding sequence ATGAGTGCAGAAAAAGAAACCCATATCGGCGGGCACGGATTACACATGCCGACAAGTGGTCGGGGCATGGTCATCTCGGCCTGGCTGACTGGCGTTTACTTCATCGTGGAACTGGGTATCGGACTGTGGACCGGATCGATCGCGGTCCTGTCGGATGCATTCCACACGTTTTCCGCAGTGGGCGGAATCCTCGTAGCCCTAGGCGCGGCCCGACTGTCCCGCCGGCCTGCCGATGCGGATTTCAGCTTTGGCTGGTACAGATCTGAGATTCTCGGCGCCCTGGTCAATGGCGGGTTTCTGGCCGGCATGGCGCTGGTCGTGATTTACATGGCGGCGATGCGCCTGAATGCACCGATCGATTTACCGACAGGGCCGATGTTGCTTGCCGCGGCCGGGGGCCTTGTGACAGAGTTCATTTCGCTTGGCCTCATCTGGAAACAGAGCCAGAGCGACATGAACGTGCGCGGCGCGCTCTGGCATATCATCCAGACCTTCGTGGGCAGCCTGCTAATCATCGTCACGGCGTTGGTGATCCGCTTTACCGGTTTCCTGATGATCGACCCGCTTTTGGGAATGGCATTCGGCTTCGTGTTGCTCTGGGCCAGCTGGGGCATCCTGCGAGATGCGGCGCGGCTGTTGATGGAGGCAACGCCGAGCGAGATCGATTTGGAGTCGGTGATCGCGGATCTGGAAACGCTCGACGGGGTGCGCGATGTGCATCACGTCCACGCATGGACATTGACCAGCGGGCGCAACGTGTTTTCGGCCCATCTCCGCGTCGGTGACGGCGCGGATCCCCAGGCGGTGCAACGACGGGCACATCGCGTGCTGCGCGAAGATCACGACTTCTTCTTCGTAACGCTCCAGACCGAAACCGAGTGTCTCGACGAGCGCGGCGCCGAAATGATCGATATTACCTCGGACCGTCAGGCCGGCAATGGCTGA